CCGATGCGGGTCGGAGCGCGCTCCACGAGTTCGAAGGGTGCGACCTCGTTCGCGGCTTCGATGGCGTTCTCGCCGTCGGCGTACTCGCGAGCGCGCTCGGAGAGGTCGTCGGCGGTCCACGTCCGCTCGAGGTGGACGGTCGGGCCGTCGGCGTCGGGGTCGCGGGTCGCTTCGACGCCGAGGGAGCGAGCGAGCGGCACCCAGTCGTCGACGCGGAGTTCGTCGTCGGTCTGGCGGTGCGTGACGAGGAGGCGTTCGAGGACGCGGCGCGTGGTCTCGGTGCGTTCGAGGACGAGCACGCCGGGGGCGTCCGGGTCGATCGGCTCTCGGTCGTCGTCGTCGGCTCCCTCACCAGCCGCGTCGGCGGACGACGATTGGTCGCCCCCTTTGCGGTCGTTCCGGTCGTCGTCGCGTGCGAGCGCGCCGCCGTCGGCGACGGCGGGTTCGACGGCGGCGTCGGCGACCGCGTCGGCGAGCGTCTCGAAGTCGTCGACGCTCACGTCGTGGAACATGTACGTGTACTGCGGGTGCAGGGGGGCGTCGTACGCGCTCGCCCAGTCGAGGGCGGTGCTCGCGTCCGGGTCGGCGAGGTCGACCCTGGGGGAATCCTGTAGCGCTTGCACGTCGCAGCCCGCCGCTTCGAGGTCCTGGCGCCACCACTCGACGGTGTACGAGGCCGGTGCGAGCGGGTGGTTGTTCTCGACGAACTCGCCGTAGTTCACGAGGTACTCGCCGAGGTCGAGGATGGACTCGACGCCGTTGCGGACCTCCTTCGCCTCCGCGGGGTCGTCGATGCGGCGGACGTCGCCGTTCGCCAGGCGGACCGTCGGGCCGTCGATGGAGTCCACGGGCACCACGCCCGCGGCCTTCCCCGGCCGTTCGGTCTTGATCTGCGTGCCGGTCGCGAGGAAGTCGTCGACGAGGTGCATCGTCGCCGGGTGGACGCCAGCGGTCGCGAACCCGTGGTTGCGGGCGCGACCGTACCGGAGCCGGAACCCACCGGACTCGGAGGGGTGCCCGAAGACGGGGCGGCCCGCGATGAGGTCCCGCAGGTACTTCTTGGACTTCTCGGGCCGGAGCGGTCCCGTCGGCGCGGCGTCGTCCGCACCCTCGGCGTCGTCGGCGTTCGCGTCGGCGTCCTCGCCGTCGCTGGCGGCCGCCTCGGCCTCGCTCTCGGCGTCGTCGCCGTCGTCCTTGCCGATGGTGCCGTCGATGAGGTCCTGGAGCCACGGCCAGTCGACGTCGTCGAGCGTCCGCGTGTACCGCTGGATCTTCGGCGCCTTCAGCGCGATTCCTTCCGCGAGCACGAGGCACATCCCGCCCCTGGCGGCGTTCGTGTCGACGCGCTCGAGGTCCCGGCCGCCCTGAACTTCCTCGTCGCCCGTCGCCTCGCCGTCCAGCATGATCGGCATGTGCTCGGCGATGAACTTCGTCTCCTCGTCCTTCGGCGAGTACTGGAGGCCCGTCTCCGAGTCGTAGAGATCGACCTCCTCGGCGTACCGCTCGACCTCCTCGTCGCGAGCCTTGAACTCGTCGACGTCCAGTAGCGTCCGCGCGTAGTCCGCGACGAGCACCGAGAGCGCCTGCGCGGTCCCGCCCGCCGAGCGGATCGGGCCGGCGTAGTAGATGTTGATGAACTCCGTCCCGTCGTCGTTCGTCAGGAGCTCCACGCGGTCGATGCCCTCGATGGGCGCTGCGACCACGCCCTCAGTGAGGAGCGCGACCGCGGTCCGCACCGCCCCTTCGACCTTCCCCTCGCGGGAGTCGTAGTCGCCGACCGACCCCTCGACGAAGTCCTCGACGAGCGCGAGCGCCGCCTCCTCGCGACTCATCTCGCCCTCGAGCTCGCGAACGCGCTCGGCGACGCCGTCGATCCCGAGGATGTTCTCCACGCGGTCCGCCATGTCTCGCGCCGTCGGGATCTCGACCTCCGGCTTCGGGTCGTCGCCGATCCGCTTCGCGCGCTCGGCGACGTCGAACGCTTCGTCGAGGTTGGCTTCGAGCCGCTCGAAGTACCGCTCGTCTGCCTCCCGCATCTATAGCCAGAGGTCGAGGTCGGTGGTCGCGTCGTGCTCGCGCACGAGCTCGGTGTCGAACGCGGCGACGTACACCTCGCCGGCGAACACCGTCGCCTCGTCGAGGTGGCCCGCCACCGACTCGCCGTCGGGCCGGGAGAGGACGACGTGCGTGTGCGCGAACGGCTCCCCGTCGAGCTCGCTCAGGTTCCCGACGCACGCCGCGACCTCCAGGTGCTCGTCGAACTCGACGGGCTCGTACTCGCCCTCGTCCTGGTGATAGTACCAGACGGTCGCGTCCTGGACCGCGCCGAGCCCCACGAACCACCCGGCGTCGATCTCCTCCTCGACGGCGAGTTCCTCCAGCTGGGCGCGCCAGTCCCGCCCCGTCTCGAGCCGTCCGAGGTACTCCCCGACGGTCTCGACTTCCCGGTAGTGCATACCAACGCCCACGACGCCACTGGGGAAAAATCTGACCAACGGTCGCGCCGGTCGCCGCGACCCTCGACGGACCCCGGCGACGCCGGTCGACGTGGCTCGAGGATGGCGCTGCGGCTACGGAGTCGAACGACCGTAGAGGTGGGAGAGACGTTGCCTCTATCGCCAGTCCGGGAGGTCCGGGGCGTCGTCCGCCTGCATCGCGAGCCACGCACCGTCTGCTGTGATGTCGGCGATTACGTACTCCTTACTGGAGCCCTCGCCGTCGACAGACGATACCACATCGTACCCACTGTTCGCGTCGGTGGGTCCAGACTCGGATGCGGCCATGTGTGCCCATGTCTCATGGAGGGGTATAAACGCTCCGAAAAAACAGGACGGTTTATCGGCGCGCTTGCGGCTCCAAACTCGGGGAGGGCGACCGGATCGGTGGTCGGTCGGTCACGTAAGCGACCGTTTCGGTGTGTGAAGGACAACCACGGAATGCTGGTCGTTCCAGCGCGCAATCGCACGGAAACGAGCCCGTACCTCGGTCCCGGATCGCCGCCCCGTCGTCCGTTCGATGGGACCGGTCGATAGTTCCGCACGACTGCGAGCGTATCTTATCCCTTTCTTGGTATATTCCGCTGCGGATAGCGGCAACAATCCGGGGAACCTCGAAGTCGGTGCAGTCTTGCGAAAACCAACGCCCTCTTATGAATGTTTGGGTATGTAAAACGGCGGCAGACCATAACGGTAATTTTAACCGAATCGTCTCCAAAGCAGTGCGTGGGATGACAGACAATACCAGCGTCGACCGACGTCGCTTCCTGCAAGCGACCGGTGGCGCAGCAACTGCAGCGGCAATCGCGGGTTGCCTCGGTGGCGGCGACGAAACCGAGACCGAACCCGAAACCGAAGACGGTGGCGACGGGACCGACACGACCACTGGCGGAGACGAGGAGCCCCAGGGCAACGACCGCACCCTGCAGCTCATCAACTCCACGATCACCACGCTCGACCCCATCAAGGCGACGGACACCGCGTCCGGCACGATCATCCAGAACGTGTTCGACGCCCTGATGAACTACCCGAACGGCGAGATCGCAGTGGAGAACCTCCTCGCGGAGGAGGTCTCGGTCTCCGACGACTTCCGGACCTACACGTTCACGCTCAAAGAGGGCGTCCAGTACCACGACGACATGGGCGAGGTCACGGCCGAGGACGTCGTGTACTCCTTCGAGCGCCTCGCGGCCTCGGACAACTCCCGACGGACGTACTTCATTCTCGCATACGCGCTCAACATCGAGCACGAGACGGACGACGAAGGCGCGTACGTCCCCGGCTCGCTCAACATGGCCGCGACCGGTGACTACGAGTTCAAGATGCAGCTCGCGAAGCCGTTCGCGCCCACACTCGAGATGCTCGCGTACACGTCGTTCTCGGTGATCCCGAAGGGGATCGTCGGCGACATCGACGTCGTCCCGTCCGGTGGCAGCCTCGGCTCCGACGAGACCGAGGACATCGGCGACGGCGAGATGGCCCACGAGGAGTTCGCGACCAACAACCCAGTCGGTGCGGGTCCGTACGTGTTCGACCACTGGGAGACTAGCCAGGAAGCCGAGATCGTCCGAAACGACGACTACCACGGTGGCGAAGTCCTGAACGGCGGCGTCTTCTGGAAGGTTATCCCGAAGCCGGAGACCGCCTACCAGTACGCCCAGAACAAGAACTCCGACCTGATCTCGATGCCGACGTCGAAGTACGACCCCGGCAAGGTCAACGTCGAGGGAACCGACGACCTCGGCCGCAAGTACGGGACGTACGGCCCGATGGAGAACAGCGCCACCGCCAACTACCTCCAGGTCGCGTCGATCAACACGTACTACATCGGCTTCAACTGCGAGAACGTCGAGAAGCCCGCCCGGCAGGCCATCGCGTACGCGATGAACCAGCAGGAGGGCGTCGAGCAGGTGTTCAAGGGTCGTGGCAAGGCCGCGTACCACCTCACGCCGCCGAACATCTACCCGGGTGGCGCACCCGAGTACGACTCGCACGCGGAGAACAACTACCCCTACGGGTACAACCAGACGCAGATCCAGCAGGCAAAGAGCGTCATGGAGGACGCCGGCTACGGCCCCGACAACCAGTACGAGGTCACGTTCACGACGTACCAGTCGTCGACGTGGCAGGGCCTCGGCAAGATCCTCCGCGACAAGCTCGCGTCCGCGCACGTCAACATGCAGCTCGAGGAGGCGCCGTTCTCGACGCTCCTCCAGCGTGGCCGGAACGGGAACCTCGAAGCGTACTCGCTGGGCTGGATCATGGACTGGCCGCGCCCGAACAACTTCCTCGGGCAGGTCGTGCCGGAGCTCACCAACACGGACCAGGAAGGCGGCGCGCAGGGCTTCTACCTGGACTGGGACGGCGACGAGGGTGGCATGAGCAGTGCCGCACAGCAGGCCCAGAGCGCCTGGGAGACGATCCAGAGCAACCCCGAGCCGACCGACTCCGCACAGAGCGAGCGCGACTCGGCGTACGTCCAGATGGAGGAGGCCATGTGGGATGACATGGTCCTCCTTCCGATGTACCACGTCGCAGAGGAGCGTCTGTGGTACGACTGGGTCGACATTCCGCGCTTCGGCGGTGGCGGTCCCTCCCGCCAGAAGAAGTGGAAGGTCGTCATCAACGAGCGCGACCAGTAACGCCCGGAACGACTTCGCGTTTTCCGTTTTTTCGCGGCCATAGCGACGCCTACGCGCCGGTTATCATCAACCGTGGAACGCAAGACATAACCATGGGTGCGAAATACACTATCAGTAGAACAATGGTGATGGAAGTGGCTCACCGGAGGGCCGAAAAATGAGTCGGTGGTCGTACTTCGCTCGCCGGCTCGTACTGGCGGTTCCGGTCGTGCTCTTCGGAACGACCCTCACGTTCATGATCATCTACCTGGGCCCGATAGACCCAGTGTCGGCCATCCTTGGCCCGCAATCAAACCAACAGGCCTACGAACAGATCGAGGCCCAGCTCGGGCTGAACAAACCGCTGTTCGGGCAGTACCTCGACTTCATCGCGAACCTCGCGATGTTCGACCTCGGCGATTCCTGGGTCATCCAACCGGACACCTCGGCGATGGAACTCATCGGGAGCTTCGCACCGCGGACGCTCTGGCTGGGCTTCTGGTCGGTGCTCCTCCCGCTGTTCATCGGGATACCGCTGGGCTTCTACGCCGGACTGAATCCGAACACGTGGTCGGACTACTTCGCGTCCCTCGGCGGGATCGTCTGGCGGTCGATGCCGAACTTCTGGCTCGGCGTCATCCTGTTGGCGTGGCTGAGTCAGGACAACGTCCTCTTCGGGTTCAACTGGAAGACGTTCGTCGTCGACACCGGTATCGTCGGCGCACCGTCGTTGAACTTCTACGACGTCGCGGGCGTGACGAGCATCGACCTGTTCGGGACAACGCTGTTCCGGCTGCCGTTCAAGTTCAACTTCGAGACGTTCCTCGCGGCGATCAAGCGCATCCTGCCGCCCGCGATCGTGCTCGGGTCGGCGTCGATGGGTAACGAGATGCGTCTCGGCCGGACGGCGGTCCTGGAGACGGTGAACTCGAACTACGTCGAGACCGCGCGCGCGAAGGGGCTGTCGAGCGGGAAGATCGTCTGGAAGCACGTCTTCCGGAACGCGCTGATCCCGCTCGTCCCGATCATCCTGAACGAAGCGTTCCTCCTCATCGGTGGGTCCGTCATCCTGGAGACCATCTTCGGGATCAACGGCCTCGGCTACCTGTTCTTCCAGGCGGTCGTGCAGGCCGACCTGCCGCTCGCGGGGTCGCTGATGTACATCTTCATCCTGCTAATCGTGTTCTTGAACATCCTACAGGACTTCCTGTACACGATCATCGATCCGAGAGTGGGGTACGACAAATGAGCGAACGAAACGAGGACTCGACGTTCAGAGAGCGCGTGCTCGCGCACCCCGAACCTGCGATGATCTGGCTCGCGGGGGCATTCCTGCTGTTCCTCCCGCAGGCGAGTGCGTTCTTCGAGACGCTCATCCTCTGGGGCGACATGGTGAACCCGTTCACGACGGGGTCGCTCGAGATCATGAGCTGGTACGTCGACACGATGTACAGTACGGGTGGGACGGTCGGTGGCACCATCCTGACCGCGATCGGTGCATTCGTCGCCATCGCGGTCGTGACGGTGCTCATCAAGGCGTTCTTCATCCCGTTCTCCATCGTGGAGAGTCTCGGCGTGGAGGACTGGCCGATCAGCACCGACCTCCTCGAGCGCGTCATCGTCGGCTCGATCGTCGCGGTGGCCGGACTGCTGCTCGTGTTCTCGCCGCTCGGGAGCGCGCTCCAGTCGCTGTTCGCGATCGTCGCGGACGTCGGGACCGTGTTCGCCGACCGGTGGACGCTCCTGTCGCGCGAGGTCATCCCGAACCAGGGGTTCGCGCCACCGTCAGGCGCGACCGACCAGTACTCGACCGGACCGCTCGGTCCGTACCACGGGACGTTCCTCGGCCTCGAACCGGCCGTCGCGTGGGCGATCCGCGTCGTTCTCGTGTACGTGTACGCGTTCGTCTGGATCGCGTGGGCCTGGTTCGGCTACAAGACGTTCCGCCGGCACTACCGGTACGCTGACTGGACGCCGCGCGACGACATGATCGATCGCTTCAGCACGCACCGCTGGGGCCAGTTCGGGTTCGTCGTCGTCGCGATGTTCCTCGTCATGGCGATCTTCGCGCCACCGCTCGGTCCGGTGACCGCGCAGGAGAACATCCACGAACCGTACAGTTACTCGGTGAACTACACGGAGGACGGGGAGGTGCTGAACATCACGCACGGCAGTGCGAACTCCGGGTCGACCTCGCAGGGCGGTGACCGGAACGTCGGCATCCTCCAGTACGACGACTTCGGTCGGTTCCATCCGATCGGGACGACGACCGGCGGGAAGGACCTATGGACGTTCATGACCATGGGGTCCCGCGTCAGCCTGTTCATCGGGCTGCTCTCGGTCGTCGGGAGCGGGTTCATCGGTGCGGCGCTCGCGCTCGTGACGGCGTACTACAAGGGCTTGACTGACCTCATCGTCGTGGTGACGTCCGACGGCATCCAGGCGATGCCGGCGTTGCTCGTGCTCATCCTCCTGGGGACGGTGCTCGCGGACCATCCGATATCGAACGTGTACAACGGCGCGCTCGTGTTCGTCCTCATCTTCGTCGCGATCGGCTGGGCGGGGATGTGGCGCGCGCTCCGTGGACCCGCGTTACAGGTGTCCGAGCAGGAGTGGATCGACGCCGCCAGGAGTTACGGGCAGCGACCGACGACCACGATGAAGAAGCACATGGCGCCGTACATCCTCGGCTACCTGCTCGTGTACGGGTCGCTGCGGCTCGGCGGCATCATCATCAGCGTCGCCGCGCTGTCGTTCCTCGGCCTGGGGATCGAGCCGCCGGTCCCGGAGTGGGGTCGGATGGTGAACTCCGGTCAGCCGTACGTGTCCGGGCCGTCGTGGCACATCGCGACCGTCCCCGGTCTGATGGTCGTGCTCGTCGTCACGGGCTTCAACGCGTTCGGTGACGGCATCCGCGACGCGATCGACCCGCAGTCCGAAGGGGCGTCGGGTGACGAGGCCGCGGCTGCAGGGGGTGGTGGATGATGTCCACGCCCGAGCAGGTCGCGACTGACGACTCCGTGCTCCGCGTGAAGAACCTGCAGACGTCGTTCTTCACGGACAAGGAGACGATCCGTGCGGTCGACGAGATCAGTTTCGACATCGAGAAGGGCGAGACGGTCGGTATCGTCGGCGAGTCCGGGTCGGGCAAGTCCGTGACGGCGCGCTCGATCATGGGGCTCGTCGAGAGCCCGGGGAGCGTACTCCGTGGGAGTAGCGTCCAGTTCCGCGTGGCGAGTGCCGTGGAGGAGTTCGCGAACACCTTCGAGAGCTCGACGGTCGACCTCGGGCAGCTCGCCGCCGAGAACGATCTCACGGCGGAACTCCAGGACGCGTTCACGCAGCTCAGTGCGGTACCGAGCGACGTCACGGAGGACCCGCGGTACGCGGACGAGCGTGCGGAGGACGTGAACGTCCGGAAGATGGTCGACGACGGCGTCGTCACCTGGAACGACCTGATCACGTCCGGGTACGCGGACGAACTCGGACTGGTCGACGAGAACGACTTCGTGTTCATCGAGTCCGGCGAGATCACGTCGGGTGGCGCGACGGTCGAGTCGGGGTACATCGACGTCACTCGC
Above is a genomic segment from Halorubellus sp. JP-L1 containing:
- a CDS encoding DNA polymerase II large subunit — protein: MREADERYFERLEANLDEAFDVAERAKRIGDDPKPEVEIPTARDMADRVENILGIDGVAERVRELEGEMSREEAALALVEDFVEGSVGDYDSREGKVEGAVRTAVALLTEGVVAAPIEGIDRVELLTNDDGTEFINIYYAGPIRSAGGTAQALSVLVADYARTLLDVDEFKARDEEVERYAEEVDLYDSETGLQYSPKDEETKFIAEHMPIMLDGEATGDEEVQGGRDLERVDTNAARGGMCLVLAEGIALKAPKIQRYTRTLDDVDWPWLQDLIDGTIGKDDGDDAESEAEAAASDGEDADANADDAEGADDAAPTGPLRPEKSKKYLRDLIAGRPVFGHPSESGGFRLRYGRARNHGFATAGVHPATMHLVDDFLATGTQIKTERPGKAAGVVPVDSIDGPTVRLANGDVRRIDDPAEAKEVRNGVESILDLGEYLVNYGEFVENNHPLAPASYTVEWWRQDLEAAGCDVQALQDSPRVDLADPDASTALDWASAYDAPLHPQYTYMFHDVSVDDFETLADAVADAAVEPAVADGGALARDDDRNDRKGGDQSSSADAAGEGADDDDREPIDPDAPGVLVLERTETTRRVLERLLVTHRQTDDELRVDDWVPLARSLGVEATRDPDADGPTVHLERTWTADDLSERAREYADGENAIEAANEVAPFELVERAPTRIGNRMGRPEKSESRDLSPAVHTLFPIGEAGGSQRSVGEAAKHAPDMQSTPGLVESDVGRRRCPACDTETWRARCPECDARTDPEYWCPFCEQDLEPDDAGRVHCDRCDADGTSVEPTEIDVDAVYHDAMRAVGERENAFEILKGVQGLMSANKTPEPMEKGILRAKHDVSSFKDGTVRYDMTDLPVTAVRPSELDATADQFKGLGYEEDVHGEPLRHDDQLVELKVQDVVLSNGAAEHMLKTAAFVDDLLDQYYGLDRFYEFDDRDDLIGELVFGMAPHTSAATVGRVVGFTSAAVGYAHPYFHAAKRRNCDGDEDCVMLLLDGLLNFSKSYLPNKRGGRMDAPLVMSSRIDPSEIDDEAHNMDVMWEYPREFYEATREMADPEDVEEIMTIAEENLGSDREYTDFFHTHDTSDLALGPDLSAYKTLGSMEEKMDAQLHLSRNLRAVDETDVAERIIEGHFLPDLIGNLRAFARQETRCLDCGEKYRRMPLTGECRECGGRVNLTVHEGSVNKYMQTAIDVADDFGCRTYTKQRLEKLERALESIFENDHNKQSGIADFM
- a CDS encoding PPC domain-containing DNA-binding protein, with the protein product MHYREVETVGEYLGRLETGRDWRAQLEELAVEEEIDAGWFVGLGAVQDATVWYYHQDEGEYEPVEFDEHLEVAACVGNLSELDGEPFAHTHVVLSRPDGESVAGHLDEATVFAGEVYVAAFDTELVREHDATTDLDLWL
- a CDS encoding ABC transporter substrate-binding protein — protein: MTDNTSVDRRRFLQATGGAATAAAIAGCLGGGDETETEPETEDGGDGTDTTTGGDEEPQGNDRTLQLINSTITTLDPIKATDTASGTIIQNVFDALMNYPNGEIAVENLLAEEVSVSDDFRTYTFTLKEGVQYHDDMGEVTAEDVVYSFERLAASDNSRRTYFILAYALNIEHETDDEGAYVPGSLNMAATGDYEFKMQLAKPFAPTLEMLAYTSFSVIPKGIVGDIDVVPSGGSLGSDETEDIGDGEMAHEEFATNNPVGAGPYVFDHWETSQEAEIVRNDDYHGGEVLNGGVFWKVIPKPETAYQYAQNKNSDLISMPTSKYDPGKVNVEGTDDLGRKYGTYGPMENSATANYLQVASINTYYIGFNCENVEKPARQAIAYAMNQQEGVEQVFKGRGKAAYHLTPPNIYPGGAPEYDSHAENNYPYGYNQTQIQQAKSVMEDAGYGPDNQYEVTFTTYQSSTWQGLGKILRDKLASAHVNMQLEEAPFSTLLQRGRNGNLEAYSLGWIMDWPRPNNFLGQVVPELTNTDQEGGAQGFYLDWDGDEGGMSSAAQQAQSAWETIQSNPEPTDSAQSERDSAYVQMEEAMWDDMVLLPMYHVAEERLWYDWVDIPRFGGGGPSRQKKWKVVINERDQ
- a CDS encoding ABC transporter permease — its product is MSRWSYFARRLVLAVPVVLFGTTLTFMIIYLGPIDPVSAILGPQSNQQAYEQIEAQLGLNKPLFGQYLDFIANLAMFDLGDSWVIQPDTSAMELIGSFAPRTLWLGFWSVLLPLFIGIPLGFYAGLNPNTWSDYFASLGGIVWRSMPNFWLGVILLAWLSQDNVLFGFNWKTFVVDTGIVGAPSLNFYDVAGVTSIDLFGTTLFRLPFKFNFETFLAAIKRILPPAIVLGSASMGNEMRLGRTAVLETVNSNYVETARAKGLSSGKIVWKHVFRNALIPLVPIILNEAFLLIGGSVILETIFGINGLGYLFFQAVVQADLPLAGSLMYIFILLIVFLNILQDFLYTIIDPRVGYDK
- a CDS encoding ABC transporter permease, whose translation is MSERNEDSTFRERVLAHPEPAMIWLAGAFLLFLPQASAFFETLILWGDMVNPFTTGSLEIMSWYVDTMYSTGGTVGGTILTAIGAFVAIAVVTVLIKAFFIPFSIVESLGVEDWPISTDLLERVIVGSIVAVAGLLLVFSPLGSALQSLFAIVADVGTVFADRWTLLSREVIPNQGFAPPSGATDQYSTGPLGPYHGTFLGLEPAVAWAIRVVLVYVYAFVWIAWAWFGYKTFRRHYRYADWTPRDDMIDRFSTHRWGQFGFVVVAMFLVMAIFAPPLGPVTAQENIHEPYSYSVNYTEDGEVLNITHGSANSGSTSQGGDRNVGILQYDDFGRFHPIGTTTGGKDLWTFMTMGSRVSLFIGLLSVVGSGFIGAALALVTAYYKGLTDLIVVVTSDGIQAMPALLVLILLGTVLADHPISNVYNGALVFVLIFVAIGWAGMWRALRGPALQVSEQEWIDAARSYGQRPTTTMKKHMAPYILGYLLVYGSLRLGGIIISVAALSFLGLGIEPPVPEWGRMVNSGQPYVSGPSWHIATVPGLMVVLVVTGFNAFGDGIRDAIDPQSEGASGDEAAAAGGGG